In Thermanaerovibrio velox DSM 12556, the genomic stretch GCGCCTCTTCCCAACCATAGCCAGAAGCCCCCTCCTGGAATGGAAGTCCTTCGGATGCTCCCGCATGTGCTCCGTGAGCTCCCTTATCCGGTGGGTTAAAATGGCCACCTGGACCTCCGGAGAACCGGTATCCGCCCCGTGAACCTTGAACTCCTCGATTATCTTCTGCTTCACTTCCTTGGATATCACGTACGCTCACTCCCCAATATATCGTCCCATAACCCAGGCCCAGGCTTATAACCTAGGTCCGCGTAAAGGGCATTGGTAAGTATATACCAGCAGTCCATGGTCATCAAGGCGGAGGCAAGGAATTTAATACTGGGACTCGACAAAGCCCACAGGGGTGTGCTAAGTTAATGAACAAGGTATAATTAAAAAACCAAGCGCCAAGGCGCAATAGGAGGTAACGAAGATGAGGCTTCTAATCGTTGAGGATAATGAGGACCTCTGTCAGCTTCTCAAAGAGGGCTTCGAGGAGGAAGGCCATTCGGTTGATACCGCAGGGGATGGTAAGACCGCGTTTGAAATGGCGGTAAACGGCGGTTACGACTGCATAGTCCTTGACGTGATGCTTCCGGAGATGGATGGATTTCAGGTGTTGGACCGGTTGCGGGACGAGGGTTGCAATACCCCAGTGATCATGCTTACCGCAAAGGATTCCATAGAGGACCGGGTTAGGGGATTGGAGCAGGGAGCGGATGATTACCTCACCAAGCCCTTTGATTTTAAGGAGCTCATGGCCAGGGTGAACGCATTGGTAAGGCGCAGTTCCGACCAGCGGAGGTCCATGCTAAAGTGCGGTCCGCTGACCTTGGATCCGGTGGCTAGGGAGTGCCGGGTGGGGGACATACGGATACCCCTTCGTCGCAGGGAGTTCGACATATTGGAGCTTCTGATGCGATACGAGAACCAAGTATTCAGCAGGGACAAGATAATATCCCACGTATGGCAGAAAGAGTACGACGGGACCAGCAATGTGGTGGACGTACACATAAAGTACCTCAGGGACAAGCTGCGTCCTTTCAACTTGGACATGATGGTGGTGACCGTGCGGGGAGTTGGTTACAAGGTCACCAATCCAGATGGTGATTAAACACCTAGCAAATCCCACAGAAGGGCCTAATGTTCGACAAGCTAGCCAGGTTTAATCCGTTAAAATCCCTCTCGGCGGTTCAGATCCGGTCCGCAGTCCTAAAAACCATCTTGGGCACTGCGCTGTTGTTGATGTTCTCAACCCTTCTCCTCCTGTTGGCATCTTTTATGTGGCAGAAGGAGACCGCCTTTCTCTCCATCGATCGGGTTGTGGTTTTCACCTTCTCCCAACCCGGG encodes the following:
- the rpsO gene encoding 30S ribosomal protein S15 produces the protein MISKEVKQKIIEEFKVHGADTGSPEVQVAILTHRIRELTEHMREHPKDFHSRRGLLAMVGKRRKLLAYLKEKDFGRYKSLVQRLGLRH
- a CDS encoding response regulator transcription factor, with translation MRLLIVEDNEDLCQLLKEGFEEEGHSVDTAGDGKTAFEMAVNGGYDCIVLDVMLPEMDGFQVLDRLRDEGCNTPVIMLTAKDSIEDRVRGLEQGADDYLTKPFDFKELMARVNALVRRSSDQRRSMLKCGPLTLDPVARECRVGDIRIPLRRREFDILELLMRYENQVFSRDKIISHVWQKEYDGTSNVVDVHIKYLRDKLRPFNLDMMVVTVRGVGYKVTNPDGD